The following proteins are encoded in a genomic region of Oncorhynchus kisutch isolate 150728-3 linkage group LG18, Okis_V2, whole genome shotgun sequence:
- the LOC109908794 gene encoding transcription factor Sox-17-alpha-A-like, with product MSSPDAGYASDDQTQTRCAMSVMMPGMTHCQWADPLSPLGDTKVKSESCATSSGNQNRGKTEPRIRRPMNAFMVWAKDERKRLAQQNPDLHNAELSKMLGKSWKALPVSEKRPFVEEAERLRVQHMQDHPNYKYRPRRRKQVKRIKRLDSGFLVHSVSDHQSTSRVCMEGLGLGYHHEHGYQVSTQSLGHYRDAQALGGASYEPYSLPTPDTSPLDAVESDSMFFPGHSQEECHMMPAYAYHSQGAEYTPQDPHSNQHANHMLHRHLSSTTEQQQGHQAGPMPPSFNQLAMYYSQHCSPSHPKRHPGHGTGQRSPPPDSHPADPVEQMHPSELIGEVDRSEFEQYLNSSRPGDMTGLSYGAHEDNMQGPESLISSVLSDASTVFYCNYTS from the exons ATGAGTAGTCCGGATGCGGGTTACGCCAGTGACGATCAGACCCAGACTAGGTGCGCGATGTCAGTCATGATGCCTGGGATGACACACTGTCAGTGGGCAGACCCCCTGAGCCCTCTCGGGGACACCAAAGTGAAGAGCGAGTCGTGCGCTACCAGCTCCGGGAACCAGAACCGTGGAAAGACTGAGCCGCGGATCCGGCGACCCATGAATGCGTTCATGGTGTGGGCAAAGGATGAGCGCAAGCGCCTGGCACAACAAAATCCGGACCTGCACAATGCGGAGTTGAGCAAAATGTTGG GGAAGTCGTGGAAAGCCCTTCCTGTGTCCGAAAAGCGCCCCTTTGTAGAGGAGGCTGAAAGGCTCCGGGTCCAGCACATGCAGGACCACCCTAACTACAAATACCGACCCCGGCGGAGGAAGCAGGTGAAGAGGATTAAGCGTCTGGACTCAGGGTTCCTGGTTCATAGTGTGTCCGACCACCAGAGCACCTCCCGAGTGTGTATGGAGGGCCTGGGGCTGGGTTACCACCACGAGCATGGCTACCAGGTGTCGACTCAGTCCCTCGGGCACTACCGCGACGCCCAGGCCCTCGGGGGGGCTTCCTACGAACCCTACAGCCTGCCCACCCCCGACACCTCCCCACTGGATGCCGTGGAATCAGACTCCATGTTCTTCCCCGGCCACTCTCAGGAGGAGTGCCACATGATGCCTGCGTACGCCTACCACTCCCAGGGGGCAGAGTACACGCCTCAGGACCCTCACTCCAACCAGCACGCCAACCACATGCTCCACAGACACCTCTCCTCCACTACTGAGCAGCAGCAAGGCCACCAGGCTGGCCCCATGCCCCCCTCCTTCAACCAATTGGCTATGTACTACAGCCAGCATTGTAGCCCCAGTCACCCCAAGCGACACCCAGGACATGGGACAGGACAGCGCTCCCCTCCCCCAGACTCCCACCCAGCGGACCCGGTGGAGCAGATGCATCCATCAGAGCTGATAGGTGAGGTGGACCGGAGTGAGTTTGAACAGTACCTGAACTCCTCCAGACCTGGGGACATGACAGGCCTGTCTTATGGGGCACATGAGGACAACATGCAGGGACCTGAGAGCCTGATATCCTCTGTGCTCTCTGATGCCAGCACAGTGTTCTACTGTAACTACACCTCCTAA